A portion of the Betta splendens chromosome 2, fBetSpl5.4, whole genome shotgun sequence genome contains these proteins:
- the LOC114870355 gene encoding RNA-binding protein with multiple splicing-like isoform X3, producing the protein MNSGKIEKENEQSEFTNHEEEVRTLFVSGLPLDIKPRELYLLFRPFKGYEGSLIKLTSKQPVGFVSFDSRSEAEAAKNALNGVRFDPEIPQTLRLEFAKANTKMAKNKLVGTPNPPPSQQSPGPQFISRDPYSLAPTCRWNSSGMEVQAVLLKFLMCDGGRGRL; encoded by the exons ATGAATAGCGGCAAAATCGAGAAGGAGAACGAGCAGAGCGAATTCACCAACCACGAGGAGGAG GTCCGAACGCTATTTGTCAGTGGGCTACCGCTGGATATTAAGCCGCGGGAGCTCTATCTCCTGTTCAGGCCATTTAAg GGCTATGAAGGCTCCTTGATAAAGCTCACCTCCAAACAG CCAGTGGGGTTTGTCAGCTTTGACAGTCGATCAGAGGCGGAGGCTGCTAAGAATGCCTTGAAT GGGGTGAGGTTCGACCCAGAGATCCCACAGACCCTGCGGCTGGAGTTCGCCAAGGCCAACACCAAGATGGCCAAGAACAAGCTGGTCGGCACCCCCAACCCCCCTCCGTCCCAGCAGAGCCCAGGGCCACAGTTCATTAGCAGAGACCCCT ATTCGCTGGCTCCCACCTGCAGATGGAACTCCTCAGGGATGGAAGTCCAGGCAGTTCTGCTGAA
- the LOC114870355 gene encoding RNA-binding protein with multiple splicing-like isoform X2 — MNSGKIEKENEQSEFTNHEEEVRTLFVSGLPLDIKPRELYLLFRPFKGYEGSLIKLTSKQPVGFVSFDSRSEAEAAKNALNGVRFDPEIPQTLRLEFAKANTKMAKNKLVGTPNPPPSQQSPGPQFISRDPYSLAPTCRWNSSGMEVQAVLLKYVFLMCDGGRGRL, encoded by the exons ATGAATAGCGGCAAAATCGAGAAGGAGAACGAGCAGAGCGAATTCACCAACCACGAGGAGGAG GTCCGAACGCTATTTGTCAGTGGGCTACCGCTGGATATTAAGCCGCGGGAGCTCTATCTCCTGTTCAGGCCATTTAAg GGCTATGAAGGCTCCTTGATAAAGCTCACCTCCAAACAG CCAGTGGGGTTTGTCAGCTTTGACAGTCGATCAGAGGCGGAGGCTGCTAAGAATGCCTTGAAT GGGGTGAGGTTCGACCCAGAGATCCCACAGACCCTGCGGCTGGAGTTCGCCAAGGCCAACACCAAGATGGCCAAGAACAAGCTGGTCGGCACCCCCAACCCCCCTCCGTCCCAGCAGAGCCCAGGGCCACAGTTCATTAGCAGAGACCCCT ATTCGCTGGCTCCCACCTGCAGATGGAACTCCTCAGGGATGGAAGTCCAGGCAGTTCTGCTGAAGTATGT
- the LOC114870355 gene encoding RNA-binding protein with multiple splicing-like isoform X1, with product MNSGKIEKENEQSEFTNHEEEVRTLFVSGLPLDIKPRELYLLFRPFKGYEGSLIKLTSKQPVGFVSFDSRSEAEAAKNALNGVRFDPEIPQTLRLEFAKANTKMAKNKLVGTPNPPPSQQSPGPQFISRDPYELTVPALYPSSPDVWASYPLYPAELSPALPPAFTYPSSLHAQIRWLPPADGTPQGWKSRQFC from the exons ATGAATAGCGGCAAAATCGAGAAGGAGAACGAGCAGAGCGAATTCACCAACCACGAGGAGGAG GTCCGAACGCTATTTGTCAGTGGGCTACCGCTGGATATTAAGCCGCGGGAGCTCTATCTCCTGTTCAGGCCATTTAAg GGCTATGAAGGCTCCTTGATAAAGCTCACCTCCAAACAG CCAGTGGGGTTTGTCAGCTTTGACAGTCGATCAGAGGCGGAGGCTGCTAAGAATGCCTTGAAT GGGGTGAGGTTCGACCCAGAGATCCCACAGACCCTGCGGCTGGAGTTCGCCAAGGCCAACACCAAGATGGCCAAGAACAAGCTGGTCGGCACCCCCAACCCCCCTCCGTCCCAGCAGAGCCCAGGGCCACAGTTCATTAGCAGAGACCCCT ATGAGCTCACAGTGCCTGCTCTATATCCCAGCAGCCCAGACGTGTGGGCGTCATACCCTCTGTACCCGGCGGAGCTGTCGCCGGCCCTCCCACCTGCTTTCACCTACCCCTCCTCGCTCCACGCTCAG ATTCGCTGGCTCCCACCTGCAGATGGAACTCCTCAGGGATGGAAGTCCAGGCAGTTCTGCTGA